The window GTGGAAAAAGCAAAAATAGTAAGGAGGTCTGCGTCATTGAGTGCCATCAAAAGAAACGTTGCAAAAATACAAACTGATTTAGCATACCAACATGAAATAGCGGGAATCAATGCTGTTAACAAGCGAAAACGGGTAGTTAGAAGACTATTCTTCTTCCTCGTTTTTGCCAGTGTAATTGCATACTTTATGATTTCTACACTCATGTCGCAAGCCTCTTCACTCGAAAAAAGGGAATCTGAAAAGGCCAAACTACAAAATGAATTGGTGGATCTAAAGAAAGATCACAGTGGTCTTAAAGATGAAATTATTAAGCTAAATGACGACGAGTACATAGCCAAGCTGGCTCGTAAAGACTATTTCTTATCAGAAAACAATGAGATTATCTTCAATATTCCAGATGAGAAAAAGGGAAAAACATCTGGAAAGTTAACTAATTGACACACATTTTCACTTAATTTTATATATTATATACTAAGTTTGATTTTTTATATTTCTTAAGGAGGAAAATTTTTTATATGTCAATCGAAGTAGGCAGCAAGTTACAAGGGAAGGTAACGGGCATTACGAATTTTGGAGCGTTTGTAGAGCTGTCAGAGGGTTCAACTGGTCTTGTTCACATTAGTGAGGTCGCTGATAACTATGTTAAAGATATTAATGATCACCTAAAAGTAGGCGATATTATCGAGGTTAAGGTAATTAATATTGGAAATGATGGTAAAATTGGCTTATCAATCAAGAAGGCAAAAGAGAAGGTTGAATTAAGGCCACAACCACGTTCTAATTCACAGCGTCCGCGCCAGGGAAAAGCGAATGATTACCGCAACAATAACAACAACAAAGTCGAAAATTTCGAATCAAAAATGGCACGCTTCTTAAAGGATAGTGAAGATCGCTTATCATCATTAAAGCGTCATACAGAATCCAAACGCGGTGGAAGAGGAGCCAAAAGAGGTTAACTTGCTGCTTATTTTTTATTAAACATGTGGACTTTTTGCTATTATATATTTATGTATGAAGAGACAGGTTTTTATAAAAGCTTGTCTTTTTTTGGTTCTATTAATATAGGGAAAACCGCCCAAAGTAAAAACTCTGGGCGGTTTTTTTATGCTTTTCTATTTGTCTAGCCACAGCGCCGATTAACGGGCGACTTCCGTTCTTCGTTATAGCGGCGGAGGGGATCGAACCCCCGACCTTACGGGTATGAACCGTACGCTCTAGCCAGCTGAGCTACACCGCCAAAATTTAAGGCACAAAATGTATAATACATAGAAAAAGTGAGCCTGTCAATATTTTTTATATTGGAAAAGGGGGAGCATTAATAATAATGTTTCCTTTTTGGGTTTTTCGGAGAAATGAGTCGAACAAAAATATAATAGGCATTTGGAATTGTGACAAAATTTTGACAATTACACCTATATAATAAATAGAAATAGTAATCGTAAGGAGTGTGGCTAATGGCAAAGGTAGAGCGGAATTTAATTGAACCGATTGGAGAAGTGAATTTTAGCGGTTCAAAAGTAGATTTATTTAGTGGATTGAAAAAAATTTCAGCTAAACTAGAAACTTTTTTTATAAAAAAAGGCTATATTCTATTATTTATCGGTTTTTTATTGGGACGAGCCTTGATTTTAGAAAAACTGACCCCATTTAGTCTACCATTCTTTGCTGCTGTTTATTTAATTAAGCGAGATAGAGCTCCGTTAGCTCTGATTGGTTTAGTCGCTGGTGCTACTACTCTATCAATCTCAGACACTGCTGTAACCTTTGGAAGTTCGGTTTTATTCCTCATTGTCTACCGAATTGTCGAGAAATGGTTAAAAAATGATCTTAAAACGGTTCCAACCATTGTATTTTTCATTCTCTTAGCAGGTAATCTAATCCAGGGTTATTTTGTGGATCAAGAGGTATCGATCTATGATGGGATAATGGCAGGTGTTGATGGGGGGTTAGGTTGTATTTTAACCTTAATTTTCCAACAAAGTATTCCCCTATTATCGATAAACAAGCGAAGGCAACCATTAAAAACAGAAGAAATTGTTTGTTTGATTATCATGCTTGCATCGATTATGACCGGTACAATAGGCTGGTCAGTTTATAATTTATCAATAGAAAATATTGTATCAAGATACTTAGTATTATTGTTTTCTCTAGTTGCTGGGGCAACAGTCGGGTCTACAGTGGGAGTTGTAACAGGTTTGATTTTGAGTCTAGCAAATGTTTCTAGTTTTTATCAAATGAGCTTGCTTGCTTTTTCTGGCTTACTGGGTGGCCTCCTTAAAGAGGGAAAAAAGATTGGTGTTTCATTAGGGTTATTGATTGCAACCGTATTAGTAGGGATGTATGGAGAAGGTGGAGGATTACTTTCAAAAACCGTATATGAGACCTTGGCTGCTATCTTGTTAGTTCTTCTTACTCCTCAGGGATTAACCATAAAGTTAGCAAAACATATTCCAGGTACGGCCGAATATGCGGCAGAGCAACAACAATATATGAGAAAAATGAGAGATGTCACGGCGCAAAAGGTTTCCCAATTTTCAAATGTATTCCAGGCTTTATCAAATAGTTTTACATCAAATGAAGCTCATGGGAAAGTTGATGATCCGTCAAGGGAACTGGATTTTTTCCTAAGTAATGTAACTGAAAAAACGTGTCAAACATGCTTTAAGAAGGATTATTGTTGGACAAGGAACTTTAATACAACCTATGATTCTATGAAAGAGATTATGCAGGAAATGGATCAAAATTATGGAGTGGTTCCACAAAAGATATCGAGGGAATGGGAAAAGCATTGTACCCGGTCAAATAAAGTAATCGATGCAATTGGTCAAGAGTTAACTTATTTTCAAGCAAATCAAAAACTGAAAAAGCAAGTTCAAGAAAGCCGCAGACTTGTAGCAGAACAACTGCTGGGAGTGTCAGAGGTAATGGAGAATTTTGCTAAGGAAATTCAAAGGGAACGGGAAAACCATCACAAACAAGAGGAGCAAATATTAGAGTCCTTACAGGAGTTTGGTATTCAAATTGAACAGGTAGAAATCTATAGTTTAATGAAAGGTAATGTTGATATTGATATGACTGTCCCCTATTCTGAAGGTCACGGGGAATGTGAAAAGCTAATTGCTCCAATGCTATCAGATATTCTCGGAGAGACTATTGTGGTTAATTCGGAGGAATGTTCAACTTTCCCGAATGGATTTTCACATGTTACCTTTGGTTCAGCCAAAGCCTATGTCGTCGAAACTGGAGTTTCCCATGCGGCGAAGGATGGTGGTTTTGTATCAGGAGATAGTTATTCCACGATAGAGCTTGGTTTTGGTAAATATGCTATTGCCATAAGTGACGGAATGGGAAATGGTGAACGTGCCCATCTTGAAAGCACCGAGACTCTTAGTTTACTTCAAAAAATATTACAATCAGGAATTGAAGAAAAGGTGGCTATCAAGTCAGTGAATTCTGTGTTGTCTCTTCGGACAAATGATGAGGTATTTTCAACCTTAGATTTAGCAATGATTGATTTACAAAATGCCTCCGCAAAATTTTTAAAGATTGGCTCCACTCCAAGCTTTATTAAAAGAGGGAACAAGGTCATGAAAATCCAAGCGAGCAATTTGCCGATGGGAGTCTTTCAGGAATTTGATGTAGATGTAGTTGGGGAACAACTTAAGGCTGGAGATTTACTGATTATGATGAGCGATGGGGTTTTTGAAGGTCCAAAACATGTTGAGAACTACGATCTTTGGATGAAACGAAAGCTTCAGGAATTAGAGACAGAAGATCCACAGCAGATTGCAGATTTGATTATTGAGGATGTCATTCGATCAAGAGGTGGTTATATTGACGATGATATGACAATTGTCGTTTCTAAAATACAGCACAATACCCCGAAATGGGCATCAATCCCCATGCAAAAACTCCGCAAAAAAGCATAAATAGTTTCCAATTTTTTGTGTATAACATCATCTTTTTTCGGCGAAGATGGTAGGGAAAATTGGATGGAGGGAAAGAATGAAGACAGGCAAATTACGCCAAATACTACTAATTACAGACGGTTGCTCAAATCATGGTGAGGATCCTGTCGCGATGTCAGCCCTCGCGAACGAACAAGGCATCACGATAAATGTTATTGGAGTTATAGATCAGGATATCATTGATGAAAGAGGCTTAAAGGAAATTGAAGATATTTCTATGGCTGGTAAGGGAGTAAGCCAAGTCGTTTATGCAACTCAACTTTCTCAAACTGTGCAAATGGTTACAAGAAAAGCAATGACACAGACATTGCAGGGGCTTGTTAATCGAGAAATTCAACAAATTCTTGGTGGTTCAAAAACGGTTGAAGATCTGCCTCCGGAAAAACGCGGAGAGGTAATGGAAGTGGTAGATGAACTAGGTGAGAAAGTCGAGTTAGAAGTGTTGATTCTGGTCGATACCAGTGCAAGCATGAAGCAAAAACTTCCGACAGTAAAGGAGGCTCTGTTAGACTTATCACTGAGTCTAAATGCTAGATCAGGAGATAACCGTTTTTCGGTTTTTGTATTTCCCGGGAAAAAGAACGATGTCGAAAAACTTTTAGATTGGACACCGAAGTTGGAATCCTTAACAACTATTTTCCCAAAATTAACAACTGGAGGATTAACTCCTACAGGGCCGGCTATTCGTGAAGCATTAACTTATTTTAAGCAAAAAAGATCATTAAGGAGTTTGTTATCTGGTGATGATGAATCATTCTTTGAAGAGTCAATGTAAGGCTAGCCCAGGGACAGTAATACAAGGAAAGTGGCATCATCATCGTTACACAATTATCAAAGAGCTTGGTAAGGGTGCAAATGGAATTGTTTACTTAGCTCAATCACTTAATGGATTAGTTGCCTTAAAAATGAGTGATAATAGTATGTCGATTACTTCTGAGGTTAATGTGCTGAAGTCCTTTGCCAAGGTCCAGGGTTCAACCCTTGGACCTTGTTTGCTTGATGTTGATGATTGGGAAATAAGAATTGGGAAAATATCCTACTATGTAATGGAATATATAGAAGGCCCTGATCTATTGACGTATATTAACAAAAAAGGGCCGGAATGGACGAATGTATTCGTTCTGCAATTATTATCTGATTTAGAGCAACTTCATCAAAATGGGTGGGTATTTGGAGATTTAAAGCCAGAAAACCTTATTATAACAGGCCCACCTCCTAGTATTCGTTGTATTGATGTAGGTGGAACAACGCTACAAGGTAGAGCAATTAAGGAGTTTACGGAATTTTTCGATAGAGGTTACTGGGGGTTAGGGAGCCGTAAAGCTGAGGCAAGCTATGATTTATTTTCTGTGGCCATGATTATGTTGAATACTGCCTATCCAAACCGATTTAATAAAACGACCGGCGGAATGTCACAGTTAAAAAGTATGATTCACCAAAAAAAAGAATTAAAGAGGATCGAGGATATTTTGATCAAAGCTTTACAGGGGGACTATGCTTCAGCAAGTCAAATGCGTTTAGACATGCTTCATGCCTTGAATCATGTTCCGAAGCGGCCTCAAGTAACAACACGAAAAAGTACACATCAACCAGTGACGGTAAGTCGGGGGAAGTATTCAAAACAAAAGAAACAAGGCGGAATGCTTGAAACAATTATCATTGCTTCGGTAATCTGTATTTTTTATATTTTTTATATTTATGATCATCTTTAAAAGTTTAAAAAATAATTGAAACTTTTTTAAATCTAAATCGTATTGAAAGAAAACCAATTATGAATTTTTTTCTTTAAGATATGCCTTTGTTTTTGTATCGGAATAGAGAAAAGTGATAAGCTTTTAATAATCCTCAAATTATTAAGGGTACAATTTGTTTAAAGGAAGATTAGCATGTTAGAAAACAAGGTAACCGCCTTTTTTGATCATCATGGAATTGAATTGAAAAATAAGGGAGTTGTTGTTGGTGTATCTGGTGGACCAGACTCGATAGCCCTTCTTCATTATCTCTTAAGTAAGCGTGATAGATGGAATATAAAGATCGTTGCAGCACATGTTGACCATATGTTTCGTGGAATTGAATCTTTTAATGAGGCAAAATTTGTTGAAGAATTTTGCCAAAAACATAGTATTCCATTTGAAGTAAAACATATTGACGTACCTGCCTATATTGGAATAACAGGGAAAAATTCACAAGTTGCATCTCGAGAGTGTAGGTATAATTTTTTTAAAGAAGTTATGGGAAAATATGAGTTTCCTTATTTAGCACTAGGACATCACGGTGACGATCAAATTGAAACAATTTTAATGAGACTAACCCGAGGGAGCACGGGAAGGGCAAGGGCAGGAATTTTATTTAATCGATCTTTTGCAAGGGGTCAAATTATTCGCCCTTTTCTCTGTTTAACGAGAAAAGAAATTGAAGCGTATTGTACAGAGCATCATTTGGATCCACGTAGAGATCCAAGTAATAATAAAGACATATACAGTCGAAATCGCTTTCGGAAATACATGCTTCCCTTTTTGAAAGATGAAAATCCTTTGGTTCATGAACATTTTCAACGGTTCAGTGAGGACATCCAAAATGATGAGGAATATCTTCAGGAATTAACAGTCCAAAAAATGAATAAAGTAATGAAGAACGATAAAGATAAAATGACTGTTGACATTAAAATCTTTGCAACAATGCCAATACCTTTACAACGAAGAGGTATTCAACTAATATTAAAATATCTTTACAAGGAAAGACTTGATTCCCTTTCCGCAATACATATAGACCAATTACTTTCCTTAATGCGAAATCCTCATCCTTCAGGAACACTTGATTTCCCTAACGGCTTGCAGGTTGTGCGTTCCTATGATGAGTGTTTTTTTATATTCCATCAAAAGGAAATACTCCCATATCAGTTCGAAATCACTGAGCCAGGAGACTTGTTGCTACCCAATGGGTCTGAAATTTCAATTCAGTTTAATAAGAAGGCATTATTGGGGAATGATGTAAATCGACTTGTTCTCGACTGTAACGAGATTTCTTTTCCTATTATCATCCGTACCAGGAAAAATGGTGATCGCATGAGCGTAAAGGGTATGGATGGGACGAAGAAGATTAAAGAAATCTTTATTGAACAGAAAATCCCAATTCATGACCGAAATGTATGGCCGATTGTTACGGACAACGAGGGAAATATTCTCTGGGTGCCAGGCATTAAAAAGGGTAAACATATAATAAGGGATCATCCAAACACCAGCTATATTCAATTAACATATAAAAGCAATGATTCTTCTAGGGGGCAACCAGTAATGAAAAGGGATATTGAAAAAGTTTTGATAACTGAAGAGCAGATTCAAGACAAAATTAAAGTTCTTGCCAATCAATTAACAGAGGAATATCTTGATCGCTTTCCTTTGGCAATTGGAGTTTTAAAAGGAGCTATGCCTTTTATGGGCGATCTTCTTAAGAGAATTGATACACATCTTGAGATGGACTTTATGGATGTCTCAAGCTATGGAAATTCCACTGTATCTTCAGGAGAGGTCAAAATATTAAAGGATCTTGACACACAAGTTGAAGGTCGAGATATTTTGATTATTGAGGATATTATTGATAGCGGCTTAACTTTAAGCTATCTTGTTGAGCTTTTCCGTTATCGCAAGGCAAAGTCCATTAAGATTGTGACATTGCTTGATAAACCATCAGGACGTAAAGCCGATCTTCAAGCGGATTATGTTGGATTCATAGTTCCAGACGAATTTGTGGTAGGTTATGGTCTCGATTTTGCTGAAAGGTACCGCAATTTGCCGTATATTGGAATTTTGAAGCCAGAGGTATATAGCACCAACGATTAAGTGAAAAATAAGAAACACAAATGAAACAAGCTTGATTATAGTTACAGGCATCTGCTGGGGGTAATTCCTTGTATTGGTGCAATTTTCTATGATACTATTTAATATAGTTTGTTTAGAGTGGGAGGAGGTAAGGGATGAATCGGATCTTCCGTAATACCATCTTTTATTTATTAATTTTTTTAGTCATTATTGGCGTAGTTAGCTTCTTTAATGGCAATAACGAGCCAACAGAGAATATATCTTACGATAAGTTTATTGGATACTTGGAAGGTGGCCAAGTTAAGTCCCTTTCATTACAGCCTGAACGAGGTGTTTATCAGGTTCGGGGACAGCTTGATAGCTACGATAAAGACAAGTATTTCGTAACTTACGTCTGGAATAGTGAAGAATCGCTATCCAAAATTAATAAAGCAGCAGCTAATTCGAAGGTGGAAGTACTACCTGCTAAGGAAACAAGCGGATGGGTCACCTTCTTTACATCAATCATTCCATTTATCATTATTTTTATCCTGTTCTTTTTCTTATTAAATCAAGCCCAAGGCGGCGGAAGCAGGGTAATGAATTTTGGAAAAAGTAAAGCAAAGCTTTACAATGATGAGAAGAAAAAGGCCCGGTTTAAAGATGTAGCCGGTGCGGATGAGGAAAAACAAGAGCTAGTTGAAGTTGTTGAATTTTTGAAGGATCCTCGTAAATTTGCTGAACTAGGTGCACGTATCCCGAAGGGGGTTTTATTAGTTGGACCTCCAGGAACAGGGAAAACGTTATTGGCACGTGCAGTTGCTGGTGAGGCAGGAGTTCCTTTCTTTTCAATTAGTGGTTCTGATTTTGTTGAGATGTTTGTTGGGGTCGGGGCTTCCCGTGTCCGTGATTTATTTGAAACAGCCAAGAAAAATTCACCATGTATCATATTTATTGATGAAATTGATGCAGTCGGTCGTCAACGTGGCGCTGGTTTAGGTGGAGGCCATGATGAACGTGAACAAACGCTCAACCAGTTATTAGTTGAGATGGATGGTTTTGGGGCAAATGAAGGAATTATTATCATTGCTGCAACAAACCGTCCGGATATTTTGGATCCTGCGTTACTTAGACCAGGTCGTTTTGACCGTCAAATTACTGTAGACCGCCCAGATGTTAAAGGGCGTGAAGCAGTACTTAAAGTACATTCACGGAACAAACCTCTTGATGAAGGGGTTAACCTTAAAGCGATAGCTTCTAGAACACCAGGCTTTTCTGGAGCTGATTTAGAAAACCTCTTAAACGAAGCGGCTCTTATTGCAGCACGCCGAGGTAAGAAGAAAGTTGATATGTTGGATATTGATGAGGCGACAGACCGTGTTATTGCTGGTCCAGCGAAAAAGAGTCGAGTCATTTCTGAAAAAGAACGAAACATTGTCGCTTTCCATGAGGCTGGTCATACAGTAATTGGACTTATTTTAGACGAAGCTGAAATGGTTCACAAGGTAACAATTGTCCCTCGGGGTCAAGCAGGTGGTTATGCTGTTATGCTTCCGAAAGAAGATCGTTACTTCATGACAAAACCGGAGCTTTTAGATAAGTTGGTCGGATTGCTGGGTGGTCGGGTTGCCGAAGAAGTCGTCTTTGGTGAAGTAAGTACCGGTGCTCATAATGACTTCCAGAGAGCAACTGGAATTGCCCGGAAAATGATTACTGAGTATGGTATGAGTGACAAGCTTGGGCCAATACAATTTGGTCAAGCACAAGGGCAAGTATTCCTAGGTAGAGATATAGGTCATGAGCAAAACTATTCCGATGCGATTGCATATGAAATTGACTTAGAAATGCAACGTTTCATAAAAGACAGCTATGAAAGAGCAAAGGTTATTTTAACTGAAAATCGCAGTTTACTTAATTTGATTGCGACGACTTTGTTAGAAGTTGAAACGTTAGACGCTGAACAAATTAAACACTTAATGGATCACGGAACACTTCCTGATAGAACCATAAAAAATGATTCTGCAATAATTAATATGGGATCAGAAGATGTTAAAGTGAACATTTCGATTAAGAAGGATGAACTAGACTCTAATAGTAATGCTACAGAGTTAGATAAACAGGATAGTGAAGATAAACCACTACTCTAAAAGTAAGGTGCCCTTGATGGGCACCTTTTCCTATTATCAACTCCCTTATAAGGACTCTTTTTTTTCACCAATTATCGTAATTATGATATGATGCAAAATAGAAAATAAATAATAAATAATAAATGTAAAGTGGTGAGATGGGTGATTTTTGTTTTTGACGTCGGCAATACCAACATTGTATTAGGTGTTTATAACAATGAGGAGCTAATACATCATTGGAGAATTGAAACAAACAGAAATAAAACCGAAGATGAATATGGAATGATGATTAAGGAGTTATTTGATCACGTACATTTATCCTTTTCGGAGATAAATGGCATAATTA of the Bacillus sp. 1NLA3E genome contains:
- a CDS encoding FtsB family cell division protein: MSAIKRNVAKIQTDLAYQHEIAGINAVNKRKRVVRRLFFFLVFASVIAYFMISTLMSQASSLEKRESEKAKLQNELVDLKKDHSGLKDEIIKLNDDEYIAKLARKDYFLSENNEIIFNIPDEKKGKTSGKLTN
- a CDS encoding S1 domain-containing RNA-binding protein → MSIEVGSKLQGKVTGITNFGAFVELSEGSTGLVHISEVADNYVKDINDHLKVGDIIEVKVINIGNDGKIGLSIKKAKEKVELRPQPRSNSQRPRQGKANDYRNNNNNKVENFESKMARFLKDSEDRLSSLKRHTESKRGGRGAKRG
- the spoIIE gene encoding stage II sporulation protein E, coding for MAKVERNLIEPIGEVNFSGSKVDLFSGLKKISAKLETFFIKKGYILLFIGFLLGRALILEKLTPFSLPFFAAVYLIKRDRAPLALIGLVAGATTLSISDTAVTFGSSVLFLIVYRIVEKWLKNDLKTVPTIVFFILLAGNLIQGYFVDQEVSIYDGIMAGVDGGLGCILTLIFQQSIPLLSINKRRQPLKTEEIVCLIIMLASIMTGTIGWSVYNLSIENIVSRYLVLLFSLVAGATVGSTVGVVTGLILSLANVSSFYQMSLLAFSGLLGGLLKEGKKIGVSLGLLIATVLVGMYGEGGGLLSKTVYETLAAILLVLLTPQGLTIKLAKHIPGTAEYAAEQQQYMRKMRDVTAQKVSQFSNVFQALSNSFTSNEAHGKVDDPSRELDFFLSNVTEKTCQTCFKKDYCWTRNFNTTYDSMKEIMQEMDQNYGVVPQKISREWEKHCTRSNKVIDAIGQELTYFQANQKLKKQVQESRRLVAEQLLGVSEVMENFAKEIQRERENHHKQEEQILESLQEFGIQIEQVEIYSLMKGNVDIDMTVPYSEGHGECEKLIAPMLSDILGETIVVNSEECSTFPNGFSHVTFGSAKAYVVETGVSHAAKDGGFVSGDSYSTIELGFGKYAIAISDGMGNGERAHLESTETLSLLQKILQSGIEEKVAIKSVNSVLSLRTNDEVFSTLDLAMIDLQNASAKFLKIGSTPSFIKRGNKVMKIQASNLPMGVFQEFDVDVVGEQLKAGDLLIMMSDGVFEGPKHVENYDLWMKRKLQELETEDPQQIADLIIEDVIRSRGGYIDDDMTIVVSKIQHNTPKWASIPMQKLRKKA
- a CDS encoding vWA domain-containing protein; its protein translation is MKTGKLRQILLITDGCSNHGEDPVAMSALANEQGITINVIGVIDQDIIDERGLKEIEDISMAGKGVSQVVYATQLSQTVQMVTRKAMTQTLQGLVNREIQQILGGSKTVEDLPPEKRGEVMEVVDELGEKVELEVLILVDTSASMKQKLPTVKEALLDLSLSLNARSGDNRFSVFVFPGKKNDVEKLLDWTPKLESLTTIFPKLTTGGLTPTGPAIREALTYFKQKRSLRSLLSGDDESFFEESM
- a CDS encoding protein kinase domain-containing protein is translated as MMNHSLKSQCKASPGTVIQGKWHHHRYTIIKELGKGANGIVYLAQSLNGLVALKMSDNSMSITSEVNVLKSFAKVQGSTLGPCLLDVDDWEIRIGKISYYVMEYIEGPDLLTYINKKGPEWTNVFVLQLLSDLEQLHQNGWVFGDLKPENLIITGPPPSIRCIDVGGTTLQGRAIKEFTEFFDRGYWGLGSRKAEASYDLFSVAMIMLNTAYPNRFNKTTGGMSQLKSMIHQKKELKRIEDILIKALQGDYASASQMRLDMLHALNHVPKRPQVTTRKSTHQPVTVSRGKYSKQKKQGGMLETIIIASVICIFYIFYIYDHL
- the hpt gene encoding hypoxanthine phosphoribosyltransferase; the protein is MKRDIEKVLITEEQIQDKIKVLANQLTEEYLDRFPLAIGVLKGAMPFMGDLLKRIDTHLEMDFMDVSSYGNSTVSSGEVKILKDLDTQVEGRDILIIEDIIDSGLTLSYLVELFRYRKAKSIKIVTLLDKPSGRKADLQADYVGFIVPDEFVVGYGLDFAERYRNLPYIGILKPEVYSTND
- the ftsH gene encoding ATP-dependent zinc metalloprotease FtsH gives rise to the protein MNRIFRNTIFYLLIFLVIIGVVSFFNGNNEPTENISYDKFIGYLEGGQVKSLSLQPERGVYQVRGQLDSYDKDKYFVTYVWNSEESLSKINKAAANSKVEVLPAKETSGWVTFFTSIIPFIIIFILFFFLLNQAQGGGSRVMNFGKSKAKLYNDEKKKARFKDVAGADEEKQELVEVVEFLKDPRKFAELGARIPKGVLLVGPPGTGKTLLARAVAGEAGVPFFSISGSDFVEMFVGVGASRVRDLFETAKKNSPCIIFIDEIDAVGRQRGAGLGGGHDEREQTLNQLLVEMDGFGANEGIIIIAATNRPDILDPALLRPGRFDRQITVDRPDVKGREAVLKVHSRNKPLDEGVNLKAIASRTPGFSGADLENLLNEAALIAARRGKKKVDMLDIDEATDRVIAGPAKKSRVISEKERNIVAFHEAGHTVIGLILDEAEMVHKVTIVPRGQAGGYAVMLPKEDRYFMTKPELLDKLVGLLGGRVAEEVVFGEVSTGAHNDFQRATGIARKMITEYGMSDKLGPIQFGQAQGQVFLGRDIGHEQNYSDAIAYEIDLEMQRFIKDSYERAKVILTENRSLLNLIATTLLEVETLDAEQIKHLMDHGTLPDRTIKNDSAIINMGSEDVKVNISIKKDELDSNSNATELDKQDSEDKPLL